One Rhododendron vialii isolate Sample 1 chromosome 2a, ASM3025357v1 genomic region harbors:
- the LOC131312982 gene encoding probable uridine nucleosidase 2 isoform X2 — protein sequence MHADDAMAIFVALRSPEVEVIGLTTIYGNVYTTLATRNALHLLEVAGRTDIPVAEGSHVTVTKGTKLRIADFVHGADGLGNQNFPPPLGKPVEQSAAAFLVEQATLYPGKVTVVALGPLTNIALAIQLDPAFTKNIGQIVVLGGAFAVNGNVNPAAEANIFGDPDAADIVFTSGADVLAVGINVTHQVFMTDGDRDRLANSNGKFSQYLCKILDVYFSYHRDAYCTKGVYLHDPTALLAAVNPSLITYTEGVVRVQTIGISRGLTLFYNKQKRFGEVTEWSDKPSVKVAVTVDAPTVLKLVMERLMDS from the exons ATGCATGCAGATGATGCCATGGCAATATTTGTGGCGTTACGGTCACCAGAAGTGGAAGTGATTGGACTTACAACGATATATGGAAATGTCTATACAACACTTGCTACTAGAAATGCATTGCATTTG TTGGAGGTTGCGGGGAGGACTGACATCCCGGTGGCTGAAGGATCTCATGTCACAGTAACT AAAGGTACAAAACTCCGAATAGCTGATTTTGTACATGGTGCTGATGGACTGGGCAACCAAAACTTCCCCCCGCCACTAGGAAAGCCAGTTGAACAGTCAGCAGCTGCTTTTCTTGTGGAGCAAGCCACCCTTTATCCTGGAAAAGTCACTGTGGTGGCGCTCGGGCCTCTGACAAATATTGCTCTG GCTATTCAATTAGATCCTGCATTTACTAAGAATATTGGGCAGATTGTTGTTCTTGGCGGTGCTTTTGCAGTAAATGGAAATGTGAATCCAGCTGCGGAGGCCAAT ATTTTTGGAGATCCAGATGCTGCAGACATTGTGTTCACAAGTGGAGCAGATGTTTTGGCTGTTGGCATTAATGTTACCCATCAGGTTTTTATGACAG ATGGTGATCGTGACAGGCTGGCAAACTCAAATGGAAAATTTTCCCAGTACCTGTGCAAGATCTTAGATGTGTACTTTTCGTATCATCGTGATGCTTACTGCACAAAAG GTGTTTACCTTCATGATCCAACAGCCCTTCTTGCAGCTGTTAATCCTTCCCTGATCACTTATACAGAAGGGGTCGTGAGAGTCCAAACAATTGGCATCTCAAGGGGCCTCACGTTGTTTTACAACAAACAGAAAAG GTTTGGTGAAGTTACTGAGTGGTCGGATAAACCCTCAGTCAAGGTGGCTGTCACTGTTGATGCTCCTACCGTTCTGAAATTGGTTATGGAACGGCTTATGGATTCATAG
- the LOC131312982 gene encoding probable uridine nucleosidase 2 isoform X1 has protein sequence MAAVVEPKKIIIDTDPGIDDAMAIFVALRSPEVEVIGLTTIYGNVYTTLATRNALHLLEVAGRTDIPVAEGSHVTVTKGTKLRIADFVHGADGLGNQNFPPPLGKPVEQSAAAFLVEQATLYPGKVTVVALGPLTNIALAIQLDPAFTKNIGQIVVLGGAFAVNGNVNPAAEANIFGDPDAADIVFTSGADVLAVGINVTHQVFMTDGDRDRLANSNGKFSQYLCKILDVYFSYHRDAYCTKGVYLHDPTALLAAVNPSLITYTEGVVRVQTIGISRGLTLFYNKQKRFGEVTEWSDKPSVKVAVTVDAPTVLKLVMERLMDS, from the exons ATGATGCCATGGCAATATTTGTGGCGTTACGGTCACCAGAAGTGGAAGTGATTGGACTTACAACGATATATGGAAATGTCTATACAACACTTGCTACTAGAAATGCATTGCATTTG TTGGAGGTTGCGGGGAGGACTGACATCCCGGTGGCTGAAGGATCTCATGTCACAGTAACT AAAGGTACAAAACTCCGAATAGCTGATTTTGTACATGGTGCTGATGGACTGGGCAACCAAAACTTCCCCCCGCCACTAGGAAAGCCAGTTGAACAGTCAGCAGCTGCTTTTCTTGTGGAGCAAGCCACCCTTTATCCTGGAAAAGTCACTGTGGTGGCGCTCGGGCCTCTGACAAATATTGCTCTG GCTATTCAATTAGATCCTGCATTTACTAAGAATATTGGGCAGATTGTTGTTCTTGGCGGTGCTTTTGCAGTAAATGGAAATGTGAATCCAGCTGCGGAGGCCAAT ATTTTTGGAGATCCAGATGCTGCAGACATTGTGTTCACAAGTGGAGCAGATGTTTTGGCTGTTGGCATTAATGTTACCCATCAGGTTTTTATGACAG ATGGTGATCGTGACAGGCTGGCAAACTCAAATGGAAAATTTTCCCAGTACCTGTGCAAGATCTTAGATGTGTACTTTTCGTATCATCGTGATGCTTACTGCACAAAAG GTGTTTACCTTCATGATCCAACAGCCCTTCTTGCAGCTGTTAATCCTTCCCTGATCACTTATACAGAAGGGGTCGTGAGAGTCCAAACAATTGGCATCTCAAGGGGCCTCACGTTGTTTTACAACAAACAGAAAAG GTTTGGTGAAGTTACTGAGTGGTCGGATAAACCCTCAGTCAAGGTGGCTGTCACTGTTGATGCTCCTACCGTTCTGAAATTGGTTATGGAACGGCTTATGGATTCATAG